From the genome of Cervus elaphus chromosome 7, mCerEla1.1, whole genome shotgun sequence:
CACTGGGCAGCATGAGAGAAGACCTTTCCTTTAATGACAAAATAATTATGTCATGAGGTTGGCGTGGAAGGATTCCTCTGCCTTGATGTTTCAACAACATAAAAAGCTGTCTCTGTTTACTTTGCTTTTGTCTAATCTTTTGTAAAACAATTCCTCTTTTCCCTAAACACAACAAACTGGTCTTGGCTCACTCTGACACTGATAGACATATAAgacatttatttgtttcttttgccccATTAGATACTGATTCAAGAATTTGGCAGACTCACAGGTTATATAATTTCTGAACCTTCTTATACAGCttcttaaattttcttcattttggtgAATGTGAAAACTAGTCTTAAGATACTACCTGTCTCAAACTGAGACATAAATGCTTGTTTTACCTCTGCCTTCCACCCATCTTGCTTTCTTCATAAATGATGATTTTGacttttcatttcctcatctgcaactAAGTTGCCTATTCATAATGCATAGATTCCTTGAAATTATTTACCAATTATTCTGCACTGGAGGGTCATTTTTTGTATAATTGTATAACCAGTAGTCCTATTTGTGCTCTAAGTTTGGTGCACAAGTACAATTACATAAATGCAAATGTAACATCTCTACAACTAATAACAGGTTATTAGTTGTAGTTATCTTACTTTACTATATAAGCAATGGCATTAAAAATGCtgtcttcctgggacttccctggaggtcaatagttaagaatccacattctcattgcaggagacatgggttctatccctgatccgggaagattccacatatcacAGGGCAACAAAGACCatgagccccaactactgagcccatgcactgcaactactaaagcctgtgcaccctagaacCCCTGCTCTGTGAcaggagaaaccactgcagtgagaaggccATTCACTGCAATGAAGTGTACCTCTGGCTCGCCACAATTAGAGCAAGCCttggtgcagcaacaaagacccagggcagccataaatcattaataattttttaaaaattattttttaaaagttatttatactATGTAAAGGAACAATAAGAAGATATAGAAATAACCTGTCAGAGCAGGATGGTGGAGTTTGAGTGTGGTTAACTCCACCTGACTGCAAAAGCCTCTGCTCATTCTTTCCCAGTCCTGACATATCATGTATGTTGGTTTCCCAGAGTACCACACATAGAGTGGACAGTGTATAAATAATTGTTCAGACATTTAATGTTTATAAGTTCTTGTGGTTCTAGATACAGAAAATATTCATCATGGAGTGGGAGAATCAGACATTTAACCCTGACTTCATCTTGATGGGAATTTTTAGTTACACGCCCACTcacatctttctcttctctctggtccTGGGCATCTTCACAATGGCGCTCTTGGCAAACACTCTCATGGTTCTCCTCATCTACCTGGACACGCggctccacacccccatgtacttcctCCTCGGCCAGCTCTCCCTCATGGACCTCATGCTCATCTGCACCACTGTACCCAAGATGGCCCACAGCTACCTGTCTGGCAGGAAGTCCATTTCTCTAGCAGGATGTGAAGCCCAGATCTTTTTCTATGTGTCTCTCCTTGGTGCAGAATGCTACTTGTTGGCtgtcatggcctatgaccgctgtTGCCATTTGCTACCCTCTTCAGTACCCCAGTCTCATGAACTGGAAACTTTGTGGACTCATGGCTGCCTCTTCATGGTTCCTTGGTGCCTTTGATGGGATTGTTGATGTAGCTGCTACTAAGTCTTTCTCCTATTGTGGATCCCGAGAAATAGCTCAGTTCTTCTGTGATGTCCCAGCACTCCTACATCTCTCATGCACGGATACTTCCACATTCGAAACACTTATTTTCATCTGTTGTGTAGTAATGCTCCTCCTCCCTTTGTCACTCATCATCATCTCCTACACACGTGTAATTATAACTGTCATTCGCATGAGTTCTGGGGAGAGTCGGCACAAGGCTTTCACCACCTGTACTTCACATCTTATTGTTGTGGGGATGTATTATGGAGCAGCCATGTTCATATATATGAGACCCACTTCTAATAGATCCCCAACTCAGGACAAGATGGTGTCAGCCTTCTACACCATTCTCACTCCCACGCTGAATCCCCTTATATACAGTCTCCGGAACAAAGATGTGGTTAAAGCATTCAGTAAGGTACTAGGAAAGAGGTAAtctagagaaataaaatggattagtggtttatggaaatttttttctgtcttaactcttctctctttaaattcatttattaaaaaaaacaattcagCAAAAAGTGTATAAACTATTTTCCTAAATTAGGCATCAGACTTGATAGGCTCTGGGTATACATTCAATTAATTGATATATTTTGCTTTCACTGTGTATTCATTTTGGTTTTAAGTGTACTCAATGAAATTCTTGAGAAGTGAGTAATTAAGTTAATAAAGTTTCACTCCCCTTTCTAgaactaaataataaacaaaattgtCCTAAAtgattttccttattttcaaaaTCCAAAATCTTATTGAAATGCTTCTATAATGACTTATGCACTGACTTAGCTACCACACTTGcctatttcattttgttattaGCTCTGTCAAAATATAGGCTAACCAGAGAGGCACAGATATTTGttcatttaccaaaaaaaaaggttgtcctataataaatattacttattttgagagagaaggcttttttcttttgtttgacttCCCTGATACACTGAGCATTTGTACATCTGAATAATTCTTATAGTGGAACCACTTATATTCCAGAGTTTTGGCAGATAATACAGTATCATCACTTTGTATATATTATAAGTCTTATAAGTTTCATGATGCCTGGTTATAATCCAAAATTAATTCTGGGTTCTCTGATGTTCTCTGACATCATCTGGGGTGACCACCACTTCAGACAGGTGATTACAGGTAACTTTGGTCTCTGCTTCAAGCTCAGGAGATAGGTACTattactttaggaaaaaaaaaagtgttcaggGACTCATTAAATGTGGTGTCTTGTGGGGACTGAAAAGTTTTAATGAGCGTGGCAAAGTTGAAGATCCAGGCAGTCTAGTTAAGTAACTACCTAATTGGCAAGGTATAAAACTTTACATGGTTTCTTGGGACCAAGGGGCAAAGTGCCAACTAGTGAAAGGTAGAAATTATCATGATTAGCAAGCTTAAAATGACAAACAAAGTTGTTTGATTACTTTGGTGACTTTTGACAGAGAAATAAGTCTAAGGATAATAAATATGCTTGGAAAACCAGTTAACATGTAAGCATTCCATGCTAATTAATACAATAGCAAGGCATGTACTAGGGCTGTTGTGACACAAATGTTACCTCATACGAGCCTAATCTAACTGTGtaaatttaaaatcatatcactacaaatatatgtgcatttggaattaaaaatattttttctgattaaTCTAGATTATTTCACATAGAAAATAATCTAATAATCATCTGCACAGTTAGATCATAAGAGATCAGTTATTCCATCAACTGATTTTACAATAAATGTCATCGAATACGTTGAGTCAGACTAggatgtttctctttttaaaaactaatcagtagggacttccctggtcatccagtagttaagaacctgcctgttaatgcagaggacatgggttagatccctggtctgggaactagtatcccacaactactgagcctgtgcacaacaatgaagacccagcatagcaaaataaataaatagtaatgtgaaaaaaaaaagatgagaaagcaACACTATATAATTCTCACGAAACAGCTAATCAAGCTTCAAAGGCACTAAATAACTAAATTAGCAAATAGTAGTATTGAAATATATTGTTACTCATagcattaatttattattttgaaaagtgttttgcattttaaaatattttaattatacatgGTAAAAAAAGGAATGGTAAAATAAATATGCAGATATCCCACACAGAAGATATTTTATCTTAACCTgatgactttatttcttttcctatttttaatgaCACGAGATTTCAGCGAGAGTCGATGCCCTGTGTGTAATTCCGCACAATCATACCATTCACTTCTTACCTTCCCTGCCATAATCACAGACTTGAATTTGTGGTTAAATATTTCCAGCAATCATATTATATTTTGCTGAACGTATTCATAAAAATTATACAATGTGATTCAGAAGATATTTATACTTGATATATTAGTTATTATACTCTACACATAATTCTTCAACTTGCATGTTGAATCAAGTTCACtcatgtgaatttttaaacaCTTGTACAATATCCCACTGGATAAATATAACATCAACTTATTTCTGCAAGCTCCtattgatgaatatttgggttgaTATACATTCTACATCATTACAAATAACAATTGCAATGAATTCAAAGGCTCTCTGGTATCCATTCTCTGAAGATTAGAAATAACAGTGGGAGATATTTCCATGGACAAAGGGCTCTACTGAGCAGGCATGATTTTATGGATAGTGGTCAGATAATACCCAATAAGCAGAAGCTCAGATCACATGGCCATTTTTTGTGTTCCATTGTGTAGCATTAAATCTCTACAAAGCCTAGTAAAGCATGAGGAGCTTCTCAATATTCTTTCCATAGAACTGACAGAGGATCCACAGAGCATCAACACAGATACTTTATGCACCGTTGGATCTGGTATTACAAAGCCCAGTGACAAAGCAACTTGCTCAATATTCTAAATTAGCTACAAATGAGCTTAATGTACTTGGGGACTGAGATGAAATGAATAGGAAGAATTTTAGTAAGCTTCTACCTACCCCTCATTTGTCACTTATAGGGAGGAACTGTccaactattcttttttttttccccccaactatTCTTATTTATAGTGTTATTAGAGCTTCTGAGTATTTACTGGGAGACTCCTCCCATGGATCCTTCTCAAGGAAATAATATATGATTTCACATTTCCTGGTGATTGGAGGAACTAACACATCTCCCCAAACTGTTCAATTGATGATAAGTATCAGGCATTTGAATCTGAGTTTCAAAGACTAGGGTCAGGCAGGAAATTTTAGGGGAAGCGGACCAGAGAGACAAATAAGAACTTAATGATTGTTGAGTGAAACTGAATGTTTGAATCACTACTGCATAAGGAGAGATAGATCAATAGTGACTAGTGATGTCTATTTTAAGACAATGTGTGGCCATTtgggggcttacctggtggctcaaatggtaaagaatctgcctgtaatgcaggaaacgcaggtttgatccctgggtcgggaagatactctggagaaggaatggctacccaccccagtattcttctctggagcattccatggacagaggagcctggcaggctacagtccatgtggacacaaacagttggacatgactgagcaactaattctTTCACTTGGATGTTTGAAATACTTCCCcccaaataatagtaataaagtgGCACAAACAGGAAAGCCCTTCATTATCTCATTAATCCTCTCAGATTCTATGCTTATGAGTTAGCAAATAATTCTGCTC
Proteins encoded in this window:
- the LOC122697435 gene encoding LOW QUALITY PROTEIN: olfactory receptor 2M2-like (The sequence of the model RefSeq protein was modified relative to this genomic sequence to represent the inferred CDS: inserted 2 bases in 1 codon) gives rise to the protein MEWENQTFNPDFILMGIFSYTPTHIFLFSLVLGIFTMALLANTLMVLLIYLDTRLHTPMYFLLGQLSLMDLMLICTTVPKMAHSYLSGRKSISLAGCEAQIFFYVSLLGAECYLLAVMAYDRXVAICYPLQYPSLMNWKLCGLMAASSWFLGAFDGIVDVAATKSFSYCGSREIAQFFCDVPALLHLSCTDTSTFETLIFICCVVMLLLPLSLIIISYTRVIITVIRMSSGESRHKAFTTCTSHLIVVGMYYGAAMFIYMRPTSNRSPTQDKMVSAFYTILTPTLNPLIYSLRNKDVVKAFSKVLGKR